The Corylus avellana chromosome ca11, CavTom2PMs-1.0 genome contains the following window.
TCAGCTCAACATATTCAGTCTAATGTAAGCCGAAGCTCTTCTCTGACACCCACCACAAACTCTACGTGGTTGTCACGTTCTGGTCTCTATGCCTTTGGATTTTACAAGCAGGGCAATGCCTACGCTGTCGGGATTTTTATGGCCGGAATTCCTGAGAAGACGGTTGTCTGGACTGCAAACCGTGATGACCCACCTGTCTCCGGCAATGTTACCTTGCTTTTTGCAACCGACGGCAGGCTTGTCCTTCAATTGGCAAAAGAGCAGGTAGCCGTCGTAGCTGCTTCTTTCGGGTCTGCTTCGGCTTCCATGCTTAATTCAGGCAATTTCGTGATCTATAATTCGGATCAAGAAATAATATGGGAGAGTTTTGAGCACGCGACCGATACCCTTTTACCCGGTCAACGTCTCTTAGCAGGTCAAGAGCTGATTTCTAGTATGTCAGAAACTCAACATTCATCAGGTATCTTCCGTCTGAAGATGCAAAATGATGGAAACCTTGTTCAATACCCGGTGGGTACCCCAGACACAGCTCCATTTTCTTTCTATACATCGTGGACAGGTGGCAGTGGAGATAACGTGACGCTAAACTTTGATGCTGATGCCCATCTCTATTTGCTAAACACTACTAGTTTCAATATTGGGAATCTAACGGATGGAGGATATCCTACAGAAGATACTATTTATCTCATGAGACTTGATGCTGATGGGATTTTCCGGATATACTCGCATCATCTGAAACAGAAGGGAGACTGGTCAAAGGAATGGTCATCTTCGAATGATGTGTGCAATTCTAAGGGTCTATGCGGATTAAatggtttttgtgttttaaatgatCAAAAGGCTGAATGTGTATGTCTTCCGGGATTCGAAAAGGTACAACAGGGGAACTGGACTGCTGGCTGCGAGAAGAGTTTCACTGTAGAAggttgcaaaaacaaaaatggagatATTACATACAACATGGAAGAAGTGGCTAACACCGTATGGGAAGATATTTCATATTCTGTTGTGTTAGTACCATCCAAAGATTCTTGCGCACAAGCCTGTTTAGACGACTGTAACTGTGAAGCTGCGCTATTCAAAGACAGGACCTGCCGAAAACAGAGGCTTCCACTAAGATATGGGAGAAGGCAACTGAGTGATTCATACACCGCTCTCATCAAGGTAAGTACGTCTACACCCACTACTCCAAATGGAAATATGCcgaaagaaaacaagaaagagcTTCGAGTGGACATCCTAATTATTGGTGTTTCATTTGTTGCTTTTGGATGCTTGTTGTTGGTAATTTCCGGATTTGTGTtctataaaaatcatttttggtaTGGAAAACTCTCTTGTGATGGAAATGTTGAACTCAGTGACGATTTTGCTCCACGATCGTTCACTTATTCAGAACTTGAGAAAGTGACAGATGGTTTTAAAGAAGAGGTCGGTAGAGGATCATTTGGGGCAGTTTTTAAAGGGACAATGTCAAATGGCCAGAAGGTTGTCGCTGTTAAAAGACTAGAGAAAGTGTTGGCCGAAGGGGAAAGAGAGTTTCAgactgagatgaaagttattgGGAAAACGCATCACAGAAACCTTATCCCTCTGCTCGGGTATTGTCATGACGGAATTCATAGGCTCTTGGTTTATGAGTACATGAGCAACGGGTCACTTGCAGATGTACTTTTCACACCAGAAAAACAACCTTGTTGGGATGAAAGAATGAGAATTGCTCGCAATGTAGCAAGAGGAATTCTTTATCTCCATGAAGAGTGTGAGCAACAGGTCATTCATTGTGATATAAAACCTCAGAACATTCTTATGGATGAATACGGGTGTGCAAAAATTTCTGACTTTGGATTGGCAAAGCTGTTGAAGCAAGACCAAACAAATACCTTTACTGGCATCAGAGGAACAAGGGGGTATGTTGCACCCGAGTGGCATCGAAAACTGCCCATCACAGCAAAAGCAGATGTTTATAGTTATGGAATTGTGCTCTTGGAGATCATATGTTGTCGAAAGAGTGTGGATTGGAATTTACCTGAGGAAGAAGCTATTCTTGAAGAATGGGCCTACCATTGTTTTAAAGCCGGCGACCTAGCTAAATTAATTGGAGATGAAGATGCTGACAAGAAGCAAGTGGAGAGAATGGTTAAATTAGGAATTTGGTGCATTCAGAATGAGCCATCACTTCGGCCCTCAATGAAGAAGGTTCTACTTATGTTAGAAGGGACGGTTGATATTCCAATTCCTCCTAGCCCCGATTGTTTTCTAAGTACGATATAGACTCTCAAGTGATTGAGCCTCGTAATTTGTATAACAAAGTTATGAAGTTTCTGTAAGCTTTAAATTCATGTGATCCTTGTGTATGCATCTCGTCAATCCTCTATTTTAAGCTGCTGGATTATGCAGCAGAGTCCCAATTTATTCTGGCCGTTGCAATGTATTTTGGTTGTTGCTTATTAAAAATGatgcttattcataaaaaaattttaaaaaagcaaataaCATTATATCTTTCCAACACAGGAGTCAAACCTTTCTGCACACAAGTATACTCaacaatatatatgttaatAGCCTTTGTACTGAGATGGATATA
Protein-coding sequences here:
- the LOC132164963 gene encoding G-type lectin S-receptor-like serine/threonine-protein kinase LECRK3, producing MDFITLFFLFSAFFTASAQHIQSNVSRSSSLTPTTNSTWLSRSGLYAFGFYKQGNAYAVGIFMAGIPEKTVVWTANRDDPPVSGNVTLLFATDGRLVLQLAKEQVAVVAASFGSASASMLNSGNFVIYNSDQEIIWESFEHATDTLLPGQRLLAGQELISSMSETQHSSGIFRLKMQNDGNLVQYPVGTPDTAPFSFYTSWTGGSGDNVTLNFDADAHLYLLNTTSFNIGNLTDGGYPTEDTIYLMRLDADGIFRIYSHHLKQKGDWSKEWSSSNDVCNSKGLCGLNGFCVLNDQKAECVCLPGFEKVQQGNWTAGCEKSFTVEGCKNKNGDITYNMEEVANTVWEDISYSVVLVPSKDSCAQACLDDCNCEAALFKDRTCRKQRLPLRYGRRQLSDSYTALIKVSTSTPTTPNGNMPKENKKELRVDILIIGVSFVAFGCLLLVISGFVFYKNHFWYGKLSCDGNVELSDDFAPRSFTYSELEKVTDGFKEEVGRGSFGAVFKGTMSNGQKVVAVKRLEKVLAEGEREFQTEMKVIGKTHHRNLIPLLGYCHDGIHRLLVYEYMSNGSLADVLFTPEKQPCWDERMRIARNVARGILYLHEECEQQVIHCDIKPQNILMDEYGCAKISDFGLAKLLKQDQTNTFTGIRGTRGYVAPEWHRKLPITAKADVYSYGIVLLEIICCRKSVDWNLPEEEAILEEWAYHCFKAGDLAKLIGDEDADKKQVERMVKLGIWCIQNEPSLRPSMKKVLLMLEGTVDIPIPPSPDCFLSTI